A single region of the Eublepharis macularius isolate TG4126 chromosome 14, MPM_Emac_v1.0, whole genome shotgun sequence genome encodes:
- the LOC129342579 gene encoding PI-actitoxin-Aeq3a-like, with product MSCNRMVLLVLVAGLLAIWSELLSVSGEIPERCTKPAKTGICRAAFPRYYYDTEMKKCLTFTYGGCGGNDNNFPKIEDCQKECEQSAKR from the exons ATGAGCTGCAATCGCATGGTCCTCCTTGTCCTCGTGGCTGGACTTCTGGCAATCTGGTCTGAACTGCTGAGTGTCTCTGGAG AAATACCAGAAAGATGCACCAAACCTGCAAAAACTGGAATTTGCAGGGCAGCATTTCCACGCTACTACTATGATACAGAGATGAAGAAGTGTTTAACTTTTACCTATGGTGGCTGTGGAGGCAACGATAACAACTTTCCTAAGATTGAGGACTGCCAAAAGGAGTGTGAACAGTCTG cTAAACGTTGA